One segment of Fusarium oxysporum f. sp. lycopersici 4287 chromosome 7, whole genome shotgun sequence DNA contains the following:
- a CDS encoding RNA polymerase II transcription factor B subunit 5, producing the protein MPRAIRGVLIECDPSIKSIIVSIDSANHDYIIEDLDDERVVVKETMVSTLKHKLEERLKENLPPEEESGSE; encoded by the exons ATGCCTCGTGCAATCAGAG GCGTTCTTATCGAGTGCGATCCTTCGATCAAGTCCATCATCGTCAGCATCGACAGTGCTAACCATGACTACATCATTGAGGATCTCGATGATGAACGCGTGGTTGTGAAAGAGACCATGGTCTCAACGCTCAAGCATAAGCTCGAAGAA CGACTCAAAGAAAACCTTCCTCCTGAAGAAGAATCCGGCTCCGAGTAA
- a CDS encoding 50S ribosomal protein L22e: MAPQAKKSGKAQKQTKKYIIDASQPASDKIFDVSAFEKFLQDRIKVEGRTNNLGDNVVVKQSGEGKIEITAHNELSGRYLKYLTKKFLKKQQLRDWLRVVSTSRGVYELKFFNVVNDEADEDDE; encoded by the exons ATGGCTCCTCAGGCA AAGAAGTCGGGCAAGGCCCAGAAGCAGACCAAGAAG TACATCATCGATGCTTCTCAGCCTGCCAGCGACAAGATCTTCGACGTCTCCGCTTTCGAGAAGTTCCTTCAGGACCGTATCAAGGTCGAGGGCCGCACCAACAACCTTGGCGACAACGTTGTTGTCAAGCAGTCCGGTGAGGGCAAGATCGAGATCACCGCCCACAACGAGCTCTCTGGTCGCTACCTCAAGTACCT GACCAAGAAGttcctcaagaagcagcagctccGTGACTGGCTCCGCGTCGTCTCTACCTCCCGAGGTGTCTACGagctcaagttcttcaacgTCGTCAACGACGAGGctgacgaggacgacgagtAA
- a CDS encoding RNA polymerase II transcription factor B subunit 5, which produces MPRAIRGVLIECDPSIKSIIVSIDSANHDYIIEDLDDERVVVKETMVSTLKHKLEEVRSIASIIFTQATCDWKWALFD; this is translated from the exons ATGCCTCGTGCAATCAGAG GCGTTCTTATCGAGTGCGATCCTTCGATCAAGTCCATCATCGTCAGCATCGACAGTGCTAACCATGACTACATCATTGAGGATCTCGATGATGAACGCGTGGTTGTGAAAGAGACCATGGTCTCAACGCTCAAGCATAAGCTCGAAGAAGTACGTTCGATTGCtagcatcatcttcacccaAGCTACTTGCGACTGGAAATGGGCTTTGTTTGATTGA